A window of Campylobacter lari subsp. lari contains these coding sequences:
- a CDS encoding pyridoxine 5'-phosphate synthase — protein MLLGVNIDHIAVLREARKVNDPDLLEAAFLSANLADQITIHVREDRRHANEKDLENILKYCKCVVNLECSIDMIEYALKYKPSRVTLVPEKRQELTTEGGLNLNNDKLQEVILKLKQEQIEVSLFIDPNLEDIEKSSLLKADFIELHTGLYANIYNALYTNINQTSYALPELILSKNELKKLLENELQRLRQSASLAKSLNLNVAAGHGLNYKNVKNIVDILEIKELNIGQSIVARSVFVGLEKAILEMRALIKR, from the coding sequence ATGCTTTTAGGGGTTAATATCGATCATATAGCAGTTTTAAGAGAAGCTAGAAAAGTAAATGATCCTGATTTGCTTGAGGCTGCTTTTTTGAGTGCAAATTTAGCCGATCAAATCACTATCCATGTAAGAGAAGATCGTCGCCATGCTAATGAGAAAGATTTAGAAAATATTTTAAAATATTGCAAGTGTGTGGTGAATTTAGAATGTTCTATTGATATGATAGAATATGCTTTAAAATACAAACCCTCGCGCGTTACCTTAGTGCCTGAAAAAAGGCAAGAACTTACAACAGAAGGTGGTTTGAATTTAAATAATGATAAATTACAAGAAGTCATTTTAAAACTCAAACAAGAGCAAATCGAAGTTTCTTTGTTTATTGATCCAAATTTAGAAGATATTGAAAAATCATCTTTGTTAAAGGCTGATTTTATAGAGCTTCATACAGGATTATATGCTAATATCTATAATGCATTATATACTAATATTAATCAAACTTCTTATGCATTGCCTGAATTAATTTTAAGTAAAAATGAACTCAAAAAGCTTTTAGAAAATGAACTCCAAAGATTAAGACAAAGTGCGAGTTTGGCTAAGAGTTTAAATTTAAATGTAGCGGCTGGACATGGGCTTAATTATAAAAATGTAAAAAATATTGTTGATATTTTAGAAATTAAAGAGTTAAATATTGGTCAAAGCATAGTAGCAAGATCAGTTTTTGTTGGCTTAGAAAAAGCTATATTAGAGATGAGGGCTTTAATTAAAAGATGA
- a CDS encoding Ppx/GppA phosphatase family protein — protein sequence MLGIDMGSNTLRAVLMDENFNKLKSEEFIIGTAKNMQNETISDEAIERIFNALKSLKEKKYDLSQAKAVATAAFRKAKNTQAIFEKIKKEFKLEVKLIDAKSEAKLSILGMNERLKILKIFRKDLSYCDLGGASCEISNDKFSKSYDFGIISFYERMHFKAIKSNSCVKLFKKYPQNLKHIKDEKLKLHFSPYPSHLKQLMFEAFSICKNIKKELKGKFFVLNSGVPTTLCAYKQAIKYEDYLEDSVNGKMLKRKDFLNFALKIWNLEQEKAKIYLGKNRKKYLIAGSMIFFALFSKQKLIIIDDGVREGVCIAHFKNIKF from the coding sequence GTGCTTGGTATTGATATGGGCTCAAACACATTAAGAGCTGTTTTGATGGATGAAAATTTTAATAAATTAAAAAGCGAAGAATTTATCATAGGGACAGCTAAAAATATGCAAAATGAAACTATTAGCGATGAAGCTATAGAGAGAATTTTCAATGCATTAAAAAGCTTAAAAGAAAAAAAATACGATTTAAGCCAAGCCAAAGCTGTTGCCACAGCTGCTTTTAGAAAAGCAAAAAATACTCAAGCTATTTTTGAAAAAATCAAAAAAGAATTTAAGCTTGAAGTAAAATTAATCGATGCAAAAAGCGAAGCAAAATTAAGCATTTTAGGCATGAATGAAAGGCTTAAAATTCTTAAGATTTTTAGGAAAGATTTAAGCTATTGTGATTTAGGCGGTGCTTCTTGTGAAATTTCAAATGATAAATTTAGCAAAAGTTATGATTTTGGCATTATTAGTTTTTATGAAAGAATGCATTTTAAAGCTATAAAATCAAATTCTTGTGTAAAATTATTTAAAAAATATCCACAAAATCTTAAACACATTAAAGATGAAAAATTAAAACTTCATTTTAGCCCCTATCCTAGCCACTTAAAACAGCTAATGTTTGAGGCTTTTAGTATATGCAAAAATATAAAAAAAGAATTAAAAGGAAAGTTTTTTGTTTTAAACTCAGGAGTTCCTACTACACTTTGTGCGTATAAACAGGCTATAAAATATGAAGATTATTTAGAAGATAGTGTAAATGGAAAAATGCTAAAGCGCAAAGATTTTTTAAATTTTGCTTTAAAAATTTGGAATTTAGAGCAAGAAAAGGCTAAAATTTATCTTGGAAAAAATAGAAAAAAATACCTCATAGCAGGCTCAATGATATTTTTTGCTTTATTTAGCAAGCAAAAACTTATTATAATTGATGATGGTGTTAGAGAAGGTGTGTGTATAGCACATTTTAAAAATATCAAATTTTAA
- a CDS encoding GatB/YqeY domain-containing protein — MNLKDQILEDIKEAMRNKDDFKRNTLRTLSACFKQIEVDERITLDDERIYKIIASEIKKRNEAALAFNKGSREDLAQKELQEVAILSAYLPKQLSDEELESELKKLIEKLQISSLKEQGMLMKEAKALFGASVDGKRLNEMVRKLLA; from the coding sequence ATGAATTTAAAAGATCAAATTTTAGAAGATATCAAAGAAGCTATGCGCAATAAGGATGATTTTAAAAGAAACACCTTAAGAACGCTTAGCGCATGCTTTAAACAAATTGAAGTTGATGAGAGAATTACACTTGATGATGAGAGAATTTATAAAATTATCGCAAGTGAGATTAAAAAAAGAAATGAGGCTGCACTTGCTTTTAACAAAGGCTCAAGAGAAGATTTAGCCCAAAAAGAACTTCAAGAAGTAGCTATTTTAAGTGCGTATTTACCAAAACAACTAAGCGATGAAGAATTAGAAAGTGAGCTTAAAAAACTCATAGAAAAACTACAAATTAGCTCATTAAAAGAGCAAGGAATGCTAATGAAAGAAGCTAAAGCACTTTTTGGAGCAAGTGTTGATGGAAAAAGATTAAATGAAATGGTTAGAAAACTTTTAGCATGA
- a CDS encoding DNA/RNA non-specific endonuclease: protein MKKALILCTLALSSFAYTQYELDPSFKKYFQNCSLLMDKYYYINCYDYNYKGTKAIAYKLEARILNQKHIKKRPKFKDDTNIPKKYRTYWEDYIKSGYTRGHVVPNQSMNTTPQAQLSTFLMSNITPQKKDINAKIWNEIEQRERYLAKKYKELEVLNLVLYDDKPKRIKNNIAIPSFYVKILKAKNYSECYKVPNNDNFAEFDKNYFKEDCKKYID from the coding sequence ATGAAAAAAGCCTTAATTCTTTGCACTCTAGCCTTAAGCTCTTTTGCATACACTCAATATGAGCTTGATCCTAGCTTTAAAAAGTATTTTCAAAATTGCTCTTTATTGATGGATAAGTATTATTATATTAATTGTTATGATTATAACTATAAAGGCACTAAAGCAATAGCTTATAAACTTGAAGCTAGAATTTTAAATCAAAAACACATTAAAAAACGCCCAAAATTTAAAGATGATACTAACATTCCTAAAAAATATAGAACTTATTGGGAAGATTATATAAAAAGTGGTTATACAAGAGGGCATGTCGTGCCAAATCAATCCATGAATACAACCCCACAAGCCCAACTTAGCACTTTTTTAATGAGCAATATAACCCCGCAAAAAAAAGATATCAATGCAAAAATTTGGAATGAAATCGAACAAAGAGAAAGATATCTTGCAAAAAAATACAAAGAATTAGAAGTGCTAAATTTAGTGCTTTATGATGATAAGCCAAAACGCATTAAAAATAATATCGCCATTCCTAGTTTTTATGTAAAAATTTTAAAAGCTAAAAATTATAGTGAATGTTATAAAGTGCCAAATAATGATAATTTTGCAGAATTTGATAAAAATTATTTTAAAGAAGATTGTAAGAAATATATTGATTAA
- the dnaK gene encoding molecular chaperone DnaK, giving the protein MSKVIGIDLGTTNSCVSVYERGESKVIPNKEGKNTTPSVVAFTDKGEILVGDSAKRQAVTNPEKTIYSIKRIMGLMINEDAAKEAKNRLPYHITERNGACAIEIAGKIYTPQEISAKVLMKLKEDAEAFLGEKVEDAVITVPAYFNDAQRKATKEAGTIAGLNVLRIINEPTAAALAYGLDKKESEKIVVYDLGGGTFDVTVLETGDNVVEVLATGGNAFLGGDDFDNKLIDFLASEFKDETGIDLKNDVMALQRLKEAAENAKKELSSANETNVNLPFITADASGPKHLTKTITRAKFESMIDGLVAETISKINEVVKDAGLDKSEVKEIVMVGGSTRVPLVQEEVKKAFGKDLNKSVNPDEVVAIGAAIQGAVIKGDVKDVLLLDVTPLSLGIETLGGVMTKIIEKGTTIPTKKEQTFSTAEDNQSAVTINVLQGEREFSRDNKSLGNFNLEGIPPAPRGMPQIEVTFDIDANGILTVSAKDKATGKAQEIKITGSSGLSEEEINNMVKDAELHKEEDRKRKEAVEARNSADSLVHQVEKSLSELGEKVSDEDKANIQKALDDLKETLKNANASKEEIESKMKALSEVSHKLAENMYKKDEKPSDDKKKKDDDVIDAEVE; this is encoded by the coding sequence ATGAGTAAAGTTATAGGTATAGATTTAGGAACAACTAATTCTTGTGTAAGCGTGTATGAAAGAGGGGAGAGTAAAGTTATCCCTAATAAAGAAGGTAAAAATACAACTCCTTCAGTAGTAGCTTTTACTGATAAAGGTGAAATTTTAGTTGGAGATAGTGCTAAGCGTCAAGCTGTAACTAATCCTGAAAAAACTATTTATTCTATAAAAAGAATTATGGGTTTGATGATCAATGAAGATGCAGCTAAAGAAGCTAAAAATCGTCTTCCTTATCATATAACAGAAAGAAATGGAGCTTGTGCTATAGAAATAGCTGGTAAAATTTATACTCCGCAAGAAATTTCAGCAAAAGTTTTGATGAAATTAAAAGAAGATGCTGAAGCTTTTTTAGGTGAAAAGGTTGAAGATGCGGTTATAACAGTTCCAGCATATTTTAATGATGCACAAAGAAAAGCTACCAAAGAAGCAGGAACTATAGCAGGGCTTAATGTTTTAAGAATTATAAACGAACCAACAGCAGCAGCTTTAGCTTATGGGCTTGATAAAAAAGAAAGTGAAAAAATCGTAGTTTATGATTTAGGTGGTGGTACATTTGATGTTACTGTTCTTGAAACTGGAGATAATGTAGTAGAAGTTTTAGCAACAGGCGGTAATGCATTTTTAGGTGGTGATGATTTTGATAACAAATTAATAGACTTTTTAGCAAGTGAATTTAAAGATGAAACTGGAATTGATCTTAAAAATGATGTTATGGCCTTGCAAAGATTAAAAGAAGCGGCTGAAAATGCTAAAAAAGAATTAAGTTCAGCAAATGAAACTAATGTAAATTTACCATTTATTACAGCTGATGCAAGTGGTCCAAAGCACTTAACAAAAACTATCACAAGAGCAAAATTTGAAAGCATGATTGATGGTTTGGTGGCTGAGACTATTAGTAAAATCAATGAAGTTGTAAAAGATGCAGGACTTGATAAGAGTGAAGTAAAAGAAATTGTAATGGTGGGTGGATCTACCCGTGTTCCTTTGGTTCAAGAAGAAGTTAAAAAAGCTTTTGGAAAAGATTTAAATAAATCAGTAAATCCTGATGAAGTTGTTGCAATTGGTGCTGCAATTCAAGGAGCGGTTATAAAAGGTGATGTGAAAGATGTATTATTACTTGATGTTACTCCGCTTTCTTTGGGTATTGAAACTTTAGGTGGGGTAATGACTAAAATCATAGAAAAAGGCACAACTATACCAACTAAAAAAGAGCAAACTTTCTCAACTGCTGAAGATAATCAAAGCGCAGTTACTATCAATGTTTTACAAGGTGAGAGAGAATTTAGCCGCGATAATAAATCTTTAGGAAATTTCAATCTTGAAGGAATTCCACCAGCACCTCGTGGTATGCCACAAATTGAAGTAACATTTGATATAGATGCAAATGGTATTTTAACAGTTAGTGCTAAAGATAAAGCTACAGGTAAAGCTCAAGAGATTAAAATCACAGGTTCAAGTGGTTTAAGTGAAGAAGAAATTAATAATATGGTTAAAGATGCAGAATTGCACAAAGAAGAAGATAGAAAACGCAAAGAAGCAGTAGAAGCAAGAAATTCTGCAGATAGTTTAGTACATCAAGTAGAAAAATCTTTAAGTGAGCTTGGAGAAAAAGTAAGTGATGAGGATAAAGCAAATATTCAAAAAGCATTAGATGATTTAAAAGAAACTTTAAAAAATGCAAATGCTTCTAAAGAAGAAATTGAAAGCAAAATGAAAGCATTAAGCGAGGTTTCTCATAAATTAGCTGAAAATATGTATAAAAAAGATGAAAAACCAAGTGATGATAAAAAGAAAAAAGATGATGATGTAATTGATGCTGAAGTAGAATAA
- the grpE gene encoding nucleotide exchange factor GrpE: MSEEKQNGQIQEETVENSENQNNELEKLQAEYNELKDTYLRANAEFENIKKRMEKEKISATIYANESFAKDLLDVVDALEAAVNVEANDEISLKIKEGVQNTLDLLLKKLEKHMVKPVEASGEFDPNLHEAMFHVESADHESGHIVALLQKGYMMNDRIIRSAKVSVAK; the protein is encoded by the coding sequence GTGAGCGAAGAAAAGCAAAATGGACAAATACAAGAAGAAACAGTGGAAAATTCAGAAAATCAAAATAATGAATTAGAAAAACTTCAAGCAGAGTATAATGAGTTAAAAGATACTTATTTAAGAGCAAATGCTGAATTTGAAAATATCAAAAAAAGAATGGAAAAGGAAAAAATTTCAGCAACTATTTACGCAAATGAAAGTTTTGCAAAAGATTTGCTTGATGTGGTAGATGCTTTGGAGGCGGCTGTAAATGTAGAAGCTAATGATGAAATTAGTTTAAAAATTAAAGAAGGTGTGCAAAATACACTTGATTTACTTTTGAAAAAACTAGAAAAACATATGGTTAAACCAGTGGAAGCTAGTGGTGAATTTGATCCAAATTTACATGAAGCTATGTTTCATGTAGAAAGTGCCGATCATGAAAGCGGTCATATAGTAGCTCTTTTACAAAAGGGTTATATGATGAATGATAGAATCATAAGATCAGCCAAAGTTAGCGTTGCAAAATAA
- a CDS encoding HrcA family transcriptional regulator — translation MKSYSKKDLILKTIIEAYLDGNIPVGSNELNNKVSIPASTIRVYFKKLSDEGILTQLHISSGRIPTVKAMKDYWHEQLLEEEVSIDDLNVLEFLLNKFEIYALVYGGDELVLNDIGVLNNKFIILDFMDDELVLKFSQDAFLFLQRLVGLRLQDIENLAFKVNFFELLEKIAMLKQTKIYYRYNEKKAYQIYQNDEFAKLLSPQIGFYFNDKLQFDPLFEEGFMGLKLKSTFLGKESSVVFAGSVYSDFKSMLNIIKEAA, via the coding sequence GTGAAATCTTATAGCAAAAAAGATCTTATTTTAAAAACTATCATAGAAGCATATTTAGATGGTAACATACCAGTTGGTTCTAATGAGTTAAATAATAAAGTTAGTATACCAGCTTCTACTATAAGAGTTTATTTTAAAAAATTAAGTGATGAAGGAATTTTAACCCAGCTTCACATTAGCAGCGGAAGAATTCCCACCGTTAAAGCAATGAAAGATTATTGGCACGAACAACTTCTTGAGGAAGAAGTTAGCATTGATGATCTTAATGTTTTAGAGTTTTTGTTAAATAAGTTTGAAATTTATGCCTTAGTTTATGGTGGTGATGAACTTGTTTTAAATGATATTGGCGTTTTAAATAACAAATTTATCATACTTGATTTTATGGATGATGAGTTGGTTTTAAAATTTAGTCAAGATGCATTTTTGTTTTTACAAAGATTAGTTGGGCTTAGATTGCAAGATATAGAAAATTTAGCTTTTAAGGTAAATTTTTTCGAGCTTTTAGAAAAAATAGCCATGTTAAAACAAACAAAAATTTATTATAGGTATAATGAGAAAAAAGCTTATCAAATTTATCAAAACGATGAATTTGCTAAGCTTTTATCTCCTCAAATTGGATTTTATTTTAATGATAAATTACAATTTGATCCTTTATTTGAAGAGGGTTTTATGGGATTAAAGCTTAAGAGTACATTTTTAGGCAAAGAATCTAGTGTGGTTTTTGCTGGAAGTGTGTATTCTGATTTTAAATCAATGTTAAATATTATAAAGGAGGCTGCGTGA
- a CDS encoding DHH family phosphoesterase, whose translation MKIYHLSHTDLDGYACQYVINFYFKNCFFYNSNYGKEINENFNVIFKNIEEDLKQNPSEEFVILISDLNLTLSQCEDFQKAIEGKKIKLLLLDHHQSGLECMQKYPWYFLDDKRCATKIVYDFFSRCYGKNQALSQFVDVVNAVDIWLSEDENFELGKVLLGMVSSAKEINKVMFAQENIKYLFYLFDNCRNYIQQNNAHINLDNDLHGIKKSFFKKENDDTLSNLISKFVVERLSVNKEKFSVFYKGSKGILTSNIGNTSVIGNDFLMQNPDFDFFVDLSSRKTLSFRANNKIDVSLMAKNLVNGGGHKNASGGMFASYKDSSNYDFIKAQFNDLIKSKELKENNENKS comes from the coding sequence ATGAAAATTTATCATCTTTCTCATACTGACTTAGATGGCTATGCTTGTCAGTATGTCATAAATTTCTATTTTAAAAATTGTTTTTTTTATAATTCAAACTATGGTAAAGAAATTAATGAAAATTTTAATGTGATTTTTAAAAATATAGAGGAAGATTTAAAGCAAAATCCTAGTGAAGAATTTGTGATTTTAATAAGTGATTTAAATTTAACTTTAAGTCAGTGTGAGGATTTTCAAAAAGCCATAGAGGGCAAGAAAATCAAACTTTTGCTTTTAGATCATCATCAAAGTGGTTTAGAATGCATGCAAAAATATCCTTGGTATTTTTTAGATGATAAAAGATGTGCTACTAAAATAGTATATGATTTTTTTAGTAGATGTTATGGAAAAAATCAGGCTTTATCACAATTTGTAGATGTGGTAAATGCAGTAGATATTTGGCTAAGTGAAGATGAGAATTTTGAACTTGGAAAGGTTTTACTTGGCATGGTTTCTAGTGCAAAAGAGATTAATAAAGTGATGTTTGCACAAGAAAATATAAAATATCTTTTTTATCTTTTTGATAATTGTAGAAATTATATCCAACAAAATAATGCACATATTAATTTAGACAATGATTTACATGGAATTAAAAAATCTTTTTTTAAAAAAGAAAATGATGATACTTTGAGTAATTTAATTTCTAAATTTGTTGTTGAAAGATTAAGTGTAAATAAAGAAAAATTCAGTGTATTTTATAAAGGAAGTAAAGGGATATTAACTTCAAATATAGGAAATACCTCTGTTATTGGAAATGATTTTTTAATGCAAAATCCTGATTTTGATTTTTTTGTTGATCTTAGTTCAAGAAAAACTTTAAGTTTTAGAGCAAACAATAAAATAGATGTAAGTTTAATGGCTAAAAATTTAGTCAATGGTGGAGGCCATAAAAACGCAAGTGGTGGAATGTTTGCTTCGTATAAAGATAGCTCAAATTATGATTTTATCAAAGCTCAATTTAATGATTTAATTAAAAGCAAAGAATTAAAGGAAAATAATGAAAATAAATCATAA
- the flhA gene encoding flagellar biosynthesis protein FlhA, which yields MAKRDIFSLVLPWVAPLVAPILKAKSLTIVAVIIAILAIIIVPLPSIVLDFFLALSIAISVLIILISLYIPKPTDLTTFPTMILIITLFRLSLNIATTRMILSEGHQGPAAVSDIVASFGEFVVGGNYVIGMVVFCILVLINFMVVTKGSTRVSEVQARFTLDAMPGKQMAIDADLNAGLIDEKTARARRQEIIAEANFYGAMDGSSKFIKGDAVAGIIITIVNLIGGFMIGYFQHDMELSQCASTYTILTIGDGLVSQIPGLITSTATAIIITRASKDEDNFAEGSINQLLGEYKTLLIVGFVLFIFALVPGLPHFSLGFMALVFLGLGYMIKQVQEGKIQINTISAKKSQEADEQEQAKPQKRSEEEILKEEENKISDILKLEILELELGYGLIKLAESELTERIRSTRRNIAQSLGFLMPKIRIRDNLQLKPNEYTFKLKGVGIASAEIYPDKYLAMDSGFITEPIEGIATKEPAFNSDALWIDASLKDEATLNGYIVIDPASVISTHMSELIKANAAELLTKQEVQNLLDKIKNDYPIVVDDCLRVASIGLIQKVLKALLKEHIPIKDMLTILESISDIAEVSKSLDMIIEHVRASLARAITNLYVDEKGQISFYIFDAAAAAKLMEHVQFKDGSYHLMINVAQTGALVEALKAELASVANTRIKPFLLCVEPQLRKFIADICSNFGINITVLSFAEIAENTKFETEGIIKVDDL from the coding sequence ATGGCTAAAAGAGATATTTTTAGCTTAGTATTGCCTTGGGTTGCTCCGCTTGTTGCACCTATTTTAAAGGCAAAAAGTTTAACTATAGTAGCTGTAATTATTGCAATTTTGGCTATTATTATAGTGCCTTTACCAAGTATAGTTTTAGACTTTTTTCTTGCTTTAAGTATTGCAATTTCGGTTTTAATTATTTTAATTTCTTTATATATACCAAAACCTACAGATTTAACAACTTTTCCAACTATGATTTTAATTATTACGCTTTTTAGACTTTCGCTTAACATTGCTACAACGCGTATGATTTTAAGTGAGGGTCATCAAGGTCCAGCTGCTGTTAGTGATATAGTGGCAAGTTTTGGTGAATTTGTTGTTGGTGGTAATTATGTTATAGGTATGGTTGTTTTTTGTATTTTGGTTTTGATTAATTTTATGGTTGTAACCAAAGGTAGTACAAGGGTTTCTGAGGTTCAAGCTAGATTTACTCTTGATGCAATGCCAGGTAAGCAAATGGCTATTGATGCGGATTTAAACGCAGGTTTGATTGATGAAAAAACTGCACGCGCAAGACGCCAAGAAATCATAGCTGAAGCAAATTTTTATGGAGCGATGGATGGTTCTTCTAAATTTATAAAAGGAGACGCTGTTGCTGGGATTATCATCACTATTGTAAATTTAATTGGTGGTTTTATGATAGGCTATTTTCAGCATGATATGGAGCTTAGCCAGTGCGCTTCAACTTATACTATATTAACGATAGGTGATGGGCTTGTTTCTCAAATTCCTGGGCTTATAACTTCAACAGCAACTGCAATTATCATCACGCGTGCTAGCAAAGATGAGGATAATTTTGCTGAAGGTTCAATTAATCAGCTTTTAGGAGAGTACAAAACATTATTAATTGTAGGCTTTGTTTTGTTTATTTTTGCTTTAGTCCCTGGTTTGCCACACTTTTCTTTGGGATTTATGGCTTTGGTGTTTTTGGGCCTTGGTTATATGATAAAACAAGTGCAAGAAGGCAAAATTCAAATCAATACAATTTCGGCTAAAAAATCTCAAGAAGCTGATGAACAAGAGCAAGCTAAACCTCAAAAACGCAGCGAAGAAGAAATTTTAAAAGAAGAAGAAAATAAAATAAGCGATATTTTAAAACTAGAAATTTTAGAATTAGAATTAGGTTATGGGCTTATTAAATTAGCAGAAAGTGAGCTAACAGAGCGTATAAGGTCAACAAGGCGTAATATAGCTCAAAGCCTTGGTTTTTTAATGCCAAAAATTAGAATTAGAGATAATTTACAATTAAAACCAAATGAATATACCTTTAAATTAAAAGGTGTTGGTATAGCTAGTGCTGAAATTTATCCTGATAAATACTTGGCTATGGATAGTGGTTTTATTACTGAGCCTATTGAGGGTATAGCTACCAAAGAGCCAGCGTTTAATTCTGATGCGCTTTGGATAGATGCTTCTTTAAAAGATGAGGCGACATTAAATGGTTATATTGTAATTGATCCAGCAAGTGTGATTTCAACCCATATGAGTGAGCTTATCAAAGCTAATGCTGCTGAACTTTTAACTAAGCAAGAGGTTCAAAACTTACTAGATAAAATTAAAAATGATTATCCTATCGTGGTAGATGATTGTTTAAGGGTTGCTAGTATAGGTTTGATTCAAAAAGTTTTAAAAGCTTTACTTAAAGAACATATTCCTATTAAAGATATGCTTACGATTTTAGAATCAATTAGTGATATAGCTGAAGTAAGCAAGAGTTTGGATATGATTATTGAGCATGTAAGAGCATCTTTGGCAAGAGCGATTACAAATTTATATGTGGATGAAAAAGGACAAATTAGCTTTTATATTTTTGATGCTGCTGCGGCTGCAAAATTAATGGAGCATGTACAATTTAAAGATGGTTCGTATCATTTGATGATTAATGTAGCTCAAACTGGAGCCTTGGTTGAAGCTTTAAAAGCTGAACTTGCAAGTGTAGCAAACACTAGAATTAAACCATTTTTACTCTGTGTTGAACCACAACTTAGAAAATTTATTGCAGATATTTGCTCAAATTTTGGTATTAACATTACGGTTTTAAGTTTTGCAGAAATTGCAGAAAATACTAAATTTGAAACAGAAGGTATTATAAAAGTTGACGATTTATAA
- a CDS encoding Rrf2 family transcriptional regulator has protein sequence MLFTKASEYALLSLIHIAKSKEPQDVDTMSNVLDIPKSFLAKILQALAKDALLKSYKGAKGGFVLIKQPSEYTLKEIINSVEKKSINVFECSNGICPSQKEDNCKIMPILVKLQNKIDDFLVSITLEDIIQNNG, from the coding sequence ATGTTATTTACCAAAGCTAGCGAATATGCTTTATTGTCTTTAATTCATATAGCAAAATCTAAAGAACCACAAGATGTAGATACTATGTCAAATGTTTTAGATATACCTAAAAGTTTTTTAGCAAAAATTTTACAAGCTCTTGCTAAAGATGCGCTTTTGAAATCTTACAAAGGGGCTAAGGGTGGGTTTGTACTTATTAAGCAGCCAAGCGAATATACTTTAAAAGAAATTATTAATAGTGTAGAGAAAAAATCTATTAATGTTTTTGAGTGCAGCAATGGAATTTGTCCTTCTCAAAAAGAGGATAATTGTAAAATTATGCCTATTTTAGTGAAACTTCAAAATAAAATCGATGATTTTTTAGTTTCTATTACCTTAGAGGATATTATTCAAAATAATGGCTAA
- the rpsO gene encoding 30S ribosomal protein S15, which yields MALDSAKKAEIVAKFARKEGDTGSPEVQIALLSARISDLTEHLKIYKKDFSSRLGLLKLVGQRKRLLSYLKRKDYQAYSKLISELNLRDK from the coding sequence ATGGCTTTAGATTCGGCTAAAAAAGCAGAAATAGTTGCAAAATTTGCTAGAAAAGAAGGAGATACAGGTTCTCCAGAAGTTCAAATCGCACTTTTAAGCGCAAGAATTTCAGATTTAACAGAGCATTTAAAAATCTACAAAAAAGATTTTTCTTCTCGTTTAGGTCTTTTAAAGCTTGTTGGTCAAAGAAAAAGACTTTTATCTTATCTAAAAAGAAAAGATTATCAAGCTTATTCTAAATTAATTAGCGAATTAAACTTAAGAGATAAATAA